A genomic region of Cydia strobilella chromosome 12, ilCydStro3.1, whole genome shotgun sequence contains the following coding sequences:
- the LOC134745743 gene encoding uncharacterized protein LOC134745743: MDHLAKLQKSIDGMKAMFESRMASFESSVATQGTEALPGEYSAFKDFVCKAVSSLQNQMEFVSRTLEDMESRSRAGILLLHGVPEAQGEDTSAVAVDILQQTLKVEGVTLMGCYRLGSNLTPSKPRPILLKFSCHRIRDAVWAAKKLLKGSGRTLSEFLTSTRHAVFLEARKRYGVKGSWTSDGRIVVQCHDGVRRKVVTLAELEALPAPACATEAVGGVRSESAEVAGVKASSAAVAPRPSRQARSAAGRGVGKR; encoded by the coding sequence ATGGATCACTTGGCGAAGCTTCAAAAGAGCATTGACGGCATGAAGGCCATGTTCGAGTCGCGGATGGCCTCTTTTGAGAGTTCTGTGGCCACCCAGGGGACAGAAGCGCTGCCAGGCGAGTACAgtgcatttaaagattttgtttGCAAAGCTGTGTCGAGTCTCCAAAATCAAATGGAATTCGTGTCGAGAACCCTTGAGGACATGGAGTCTCGTTCCCGAGCCGGTATTCTTCTCCTTCATGGTGTACCTGAGGCGCAAGGTGAAGACACTTCAGCTGTAGCGGTGGACATTCTCCAACAGACCTTAAAGGTGGAGGGAGTAACTCTCATGGGTTGCTATCGGCTGGGAAGCAATTTGACGCCATCAAAGCCCCGGCCTATCCTTCTTAAGTTCAGCTGTCACAGGATTAGAGATGCAGTCTGGGCCGCTAAGAAGTTGCTGAAAGGCTCAGGTAGAACTCTGTCTGAGTTTCTCACTAGCACCCGGCATGCAGTATTTCTGGAGGCCCGCAAGCGGTATGGCGTCAAGGGCAGTTGGACGAGTGATGGGCGCATAGTAGTGCAGTGCCACGACGGGGTGCGCCGCAAGGTTGTTACGCTGGCGGAGTTGGAGGCGTTACCGGCCCCGGCTTGTGCTACTGAAGCCGTTGGAGGAGTGCGGTCAGAGTCGGCAGAAGTGGCGGGAGTGAAGGCATCATCGGCGGCGGTTGCACCGAGACCATCACGCCAAGCGAGGTCTGCTGCGGGCCGCGGTGTCGGCAAGCGTTGA